The Lactuca sativa cultivar Salinas chromosome 2, Lsat_Salinas_v11, whole genome shotgun sequence genome includes a window with the following:
- the LOC111898624 gene encoding E3 ubiquitin-protein ligase SIRP1 isoform X2, which yields MEEERESTRYWCHACDRVVDPVMEVESVKCSVCHGGFVEEMGSVRRDDDHHHHQNDGGSGSDSDRGISFWAPILLTMMDTPRRHRRFRQLGLDEANEEQNRHQGGGGGESELDPEQRRRRSTAAIFHLLQGIQAGMASESENNEEVAGGDRDSNQEQVILINPFTPSIIVHGGSGGNPFDSRNLSQNHPFGSFGDYFIGPGLEQLLQQLSENDPNRYGTPPAKKEAIESMPKVKIEEDSIQCSVCLEEFEIENEAREMPCKHRFHGDCILPWLELHSSCPVCRYQMPADESKVDREQEGSRGIIGNSSNGVTGESGNRNNEERRFSVSFPWPFSSLFSSPRANTVNLGSSTVTRSSSGDSGSQPRAHEHDHNSH from the coding sequence atggaggaAGAGAGAGAGTCAACAAGATATTGGTGCCATGCATGTGATAGAGTCGTCGATCCAGTCATGGAGGTCGAATCGGTCAAATGTTCAGTTTGTCACGGCGGCTTCGTGGAGGAAATGGGCAGCGTAAGACGTGATGatgaccaccaccaccaccaaaacGACGGTGGTTCTGGTTCCGACTCCGACCGTGGCATCTCTTTTTGGGCTCCTATCTTGCTTACTATGATGGACACCCCTCGCCGTCACCGGAGATTCAGACAACTTGGTTTAGACGAAGCGAATGAAGAGCAAAACCGCCAccaaggaggaggaggaggagagtCGGAGTTGGATCCTGAACAGAGGAGAAGGAGGAGCACCGCCGCCATCTTCCACCTTCTTCAAGGTATTCAAGCGGGAATGGCATCTGAATCGGAGAACAACGAGGAGGTCGCCGGAGGAGACAGAGACAGCAACCAGGAACAAGTTATTCTGATCAATCCTTTCACCCCATCTATCATTGTCCACGGCGGCAGTGGTGGCAACCCGTTTGACTCCAGAAACCTCTCGCAAAACCACCCATTTGGATCTTTTGGTGATTACTTCATCGGACCTGGTTTAGAACAACTCTTACAACAGTTATCCGAAAACGACCCGAATCGATATGGAACACCACCCGCCAAAAAAGAAGCAATCGAGTCAATGCCAAAAGTCAAAATCGAAGAAGATTCAATTCAATGTTCGGTTTGTTTGGAGGAATTTGAAATCGAGAATGAAGCACGTGAAATGCCATGTAAACATAGGTTTCATGGGGATTGTATCTTGCCATGGTTAGAGCTTCATAGTTCATGTCCGGTTTGTAGGTATCAGATGCCGGCTGATGAGTCAAAGGTTGACCGAGAACAAGAAGGGTCCAGGGGTATTATTGGAAATTCATCAAACGGGGTTACGGGTGAATCGGGAAATAGGAATAATGAAGAGAGGCGGTTTTCTGTATCTTTTCCTTGGCCTTTTAGTAGCTTGTTTTCATCGCCGAGGGCTAATACGGTAAATTTGGGTTCGAGTACGGTGACAAGATCGTCTTCCGGGGACTCGGGATCACAGCCGCGGGCCCACGAACATGATCATAATAGTCATTAA
- the LOC111898624 gene encoding E3 ubiquitin-protein ligase SIRP1 isoform X1, which yields MKNYYLLFYCLWVLNFKSWVFCFSFERFESCMLFLKLVQDLSWVIPDSAKNCRNFLVIEREREREREMEEERESTRYWCHACDRVVDPVMEVESVKCSVCHGGFVEEMGSVRRDDDHHHHQNDGGSGSDSDRGISFWAPILLTMMDTPRRHRRFRQLGLDEANEEQNRHQGGGGGESELDPEQRRRRSTAAIFHLLQGIQAGMASESENNEEVAGGDRDSNQEQVILINPFTPSIIVHGGSGGNPFDSRNLSQNHPFGSFGDYFIGPGLEQLLQQLSENDPNRYGTPPAKKEAIESMPKVKIEEDSIQCSVCLEEFEIENEAREMPCKHRFHGDCILPWLELHSSCPVCRYQMPADESKVDREQEGSRGIIGNSSNGVTGESGNRNNEERRFSVSFPWPFSSLFSSPRANTVNLGSSTVTRSSSGDSGSQPRAHEHDHNSH from the coding sequence atgaaaaattatTATCTTTTGTTCTATTGTTTGTGGGTATTAAATTTTAAATCTTGGGTTTTCTGTTTTAGTTTTGAAAGATTCGAAAGTTGTATGCTTTTTCTTAAATTAGTTCAAGATTTGTCATGGGTAATTCCTGATTCAGCGAAAAATTGCAGAAACTTTTTGGTgatagaaagagaaagagaaagagagagagagatggaggaAGAGAGAGAGTCAACAAGATATTGGTGCCATGCATGTGATAGAGTCGTCGATCCAGTCATGGAGGTCGAATCGGTCAAATGTTCAGTTTGTCACGGCGGCTTCGTGGAGGAAATGGGCAGCGTAAGACGTGATGatgaccaccaccaccaccaaaacGACGGTGGTTCTGGTTCCGACTCCGACCGTGGCATCTCTTTTTGGGCTCCTATCTTGCTTACTATGATGGACACCCCTCGCCGTCACCGGAGATTCAGACAACTTGGTTTAGACGAAGCGAATGAAGAGCAAAACCGCCAccaaggaggaggaggaggagagtCGGAGTTGGATCCTGAACAGAGGAGAAGGAGGAGCACCGCCGCCATCTTCCACCTTCTTCAAGGTATTCAAGCGGGAATGGCATCTGAATCGGAGAACAACGAGGAGGTCGCCGGAGGAGACAGAGACAGCAACCAGGAACAAGTTATTCTGATCAATCCTTTCACCCCATCTATCATTGTCCACGGCGGCAGTGGTGGCAACCCGTTTGACTCCAGAAACCTCTCGCAAAACCACCCATTTGGATCTTTTGGTGATTACTTCATCGGACCTGGTTTAGAACAACTCTTACAACAGTTATCCGAAAACGACCCGAATCGATATGGAACACCACCCGCCAAAAAAGAAGCAATCGAGTCAATGCCAAAAGTCAAAATCGAAGAAGATTCAATTCAATGTTCGGTTTGTTTGGAGGAATTTGAAATCGAGAATGAAGCACGTGAAATGCCATGTAAACATAGGTTTCATGGGGATTGTATCTTGCCATGGTTAGAGCTTCATAGTTCATGTCCGGTTTGTAGGTATCAGATGCCGGCTGATGAGTCAAAGGTTGACCGAGAACAAGAAGGGTCCAGGGGTATTATTGGAAATTCATCAAACGGGGTTACGGGTGAATCGGGAAATAGGAATAATGAAGAGAGGCGGTTTTCTGTATCTTTTCCTTGGCCTTTTAGTAGCTTGTTTTCATCGCCGAGGGCTAATACGGTAAATTTGGGTTCGAGTACGGTGACAAGATCGTCTTCCGGGGACTCGGGATCACAGCCGCGGGCCCACGAACATGATCATAATAGTCATTAA